A part of Variovorax sp. HW608 genomic DNA contains:
- a CDS encoding two-partner secretion domain-containing protein — MNKNLHKVIFCAARSIRVAVHECARSAGKGASRTTGSSAPASGGGAGIATAITTGMGLVAILASMGASAQIVASPSAPGTQRPTVLVAPNGVPLVQITTPSAAGVSRNTYSQFDIQNNGAILNNSRTNVQTQLGGWVQGNPWLATGTARVIVNEVVSGNPTQLRGALEVAGTRAEVVVANPAGIAVDGGAFINASRVTLTTGTPQYNLSGGLDGYAVRGGTVSVDGKGLDLSQTDYAAILARAVQVNAGIWASELKVVTGANDISADHSQVAPMQGAGAAPAFALDVAQLGGMYANKIFLVGTEAGVGVRNAGAIQASANSASGAPATLAGAGQFVVTSAGRLETSGTLQADTQLRIDAPSIANSGTIAAGTDLHIASSAGDLVSSGLIQAPHLDLSSSAQIDNRGGTIRQTGSASLTVSAPSLSNTAGGTIGIETLASTGTSASTPSAGGTASSTTTASTSPSTASVDAGTTTPPASTTPPTPGTMSAATAILNDGGHIEAGGALVLATPQINNAGGRIAVADLAVSGPTFSNAGGTLAIANGFSANVGAFDNTGGVLRAGNLSIASTGDLINQDGTLSSDADATLNAGGSLNNTRGTISAAGGLNASAAGALTNAAGSLTANNAVVLAAQALNNASGTITSAQAGVQVATSAALLNTQGRIHAATDLQLQAGSLNNTGGTLRAEQDATLAVAGPLTNDGTLSAARHVTVTAGSLSGGGLLGAGIAADGSMGSAGDLSVSTSGALAAHGQNLAAGNATLQGASVDLSGSTTSAANIAVTATQGELATSGATVATPGTLILRADSNGAQSLVNQGGTLSAGALDVRSANLDNSAAGQILQTGSGATSIAVSGQIDNNTGVIASNGNTAISAGALSNQGGAVRAVNGSSLDLAVAGALDNSQQGTLSADGNATLRAGTLKNDGGKFTAGADLAATVQGQASNALGLIAANGNTTVAAGAFDNSAGTVAAVGQDLSITTGGATINAGGTLQAGGNTTLVNAGLDNSAGKVYGTHLHLDTHGQQFTNTQGILVASQTAQLQTGALVNDAGLIQAGTGLSIDTHGQSLSNTNTLGNQLAGTSATPQGILSSGALQLATGAIDNTTGYIRAADALTATTGDLTNNGGAVLGGSNVAIDTQGGNFTNNGGHVQAVGDLSLNAGTINNANGGLIRAGGTTTLAAAQIDNSATLGTDQGIEGTQVAITTNALVNQSGAVRASGNATITSGGTIDNTAGLISAADTLTLQDPNRADPAAKTLAIVNTGGTLAGGTAANAANGTTAFGGIVIDAARYQLGQVAGGTLASANDLAIALTQDISNSASLSTSGALSLSTTGKLSNAGQLVAGRTLTVSANAIDNAASGELSGADTHLVAGSVSNRGLIDSNGETRIDASTSVDNLGTGRIYGDHIAIGTGTLTNDAETINGQTSSGAIVSRGDLDIGAAQINNRNGALIHSEGDLYVGGALDANGYAIGTAAQLNNHSADLESVGSMTLDVANVDNRDTQMQVVPGAQVTQSSTSEWKTYLSNLGLWTTTTTSTTDGIANVRPAVISAGGDLTLTGNLVNRDSKVLAGYDLTIHRNVDSQSTQGQQSVSVHTTVLGIDAGGNTALFDLGTQTTATAIDLTAYGPPQGHQATSAVGGAPGTASSGSGSGSASGAGTAKSGQGAGAILEVPSAVGSGPGVTGASADGAGSASQGVPMVVRTAAPGTQLPTASLFRTHPQSTARFLIETDPRFANYGQWLGSDYLFSQLGLDPNNLQKRLGDGFYEQRLIREQIAQLTGNRFLDGYSDDQSEYLALMDAGATFAKEYHLTPGIALTPEQMAQLTSDIVWMVSQTVTLPDGSTQQVLVPQVYVRVQPGDIDGHGALLSAERVKIDTQPGAGAVTNSGTIAGRSLVSITADDIRNVDGGRITGGAVGLTARNDLDNIGATIDARKSLSLAAGHDIHIASTTSATTLNGAVNGQVVDRVAGVYVSDPKATLSINAGNDLNVTGANIANRGAGGMTTLHAGNDINLGTVTESSSFSYVAPNGKGFIASSQSHEVGSTIATNGTTLITAGQDINARQANVNSGEGLLIVNAGRDLNIVDGQSTRSTAFGYESTKKGTLSSSTTSLGASEASSTSVGSSFSGGLVSMHADNNVNIVGSHISGTQGVGITAGNELNVVEGRSTTSSSAYIHRSTSGLMKDPFLTKDSAGGNGIELRTDNASASSITSSQGGVLLEGNNSVYLRGAEVSAAKDVNIKGGDVTIVAATNEAGLTLSEDRKGGSVSAVALHPPGHGFGAKSQDTYDAQATSLARSSLQGANINITAEDANGVRGAVTIAGTTISTPGTLKLEGDSVNLALQSTDLTMTQKGSGKDLMWQRTSDSGTSKETLNYNQINAGGLQVNANRVTVGMNARDSLEALAQQPGMGWVQQINSDPNLQGKVDWQKLDEANRQWNYGKQGLTPEGAAVVMAVVTWATWGAASGAGAAASDAAATSGMAAVGEGGFVAAGGMTVSSVVGGAVTAGVSALAGEAAVALLNNQGDIGAALHDLGSSANVKGLVTAMLTGGVLAGLDLNPNGLPTVNGGAQGFMDQLGQNLKAAGAKALINTAVNGGSLESNLASALKSGVLDTVAAQGAYALGDLKAAGVLDDFTQKVAHAIAGCAVGAARTDGSCSAGAIGAVIGEISASVYGRDEEGNVKPGAVEMAGMFAALAAAITGADAQGIALAQAAGANAAANNALSLRGTSKLVADLRACSGGTGNTCDVNQMRQDAASDAAKQAERIDSACGGSGSNLSQCMQLGNNASTNLEQLMWASTYADTPEKKALVNELMWQQVDDITKLRDSLSGVVQAAGVVDRMTAVLVGAGPTIGVAIGGAIGSPKVPSTLQPFTNPPQAPVIPSDWVSLPGRTPGSTIYYPPGTNPNAPGSTYIRVMPPGATPVLGLQDGYWISVKNGQPINPSTGGTGARGDTHIPLPPNSMPPAR; from the coding sequence ATGAACAAGAATTTGCACAAGGTGATCTTCTGCGCGGCGCGCTCGATCCGAGTGGCCGTGCACGAATGCGCGCGCAGCGCCGGCAAGGGCGCCAGCCGCACGACCGGCAGTAGCGCCCCGGCATCGGGTGGAGGCGCCGGCATCGCGACCGCCATCACGACAGGTATGGGTCTGGTCGCGATCCTGGCGTCGATGGGGGCCTCGGCGCAGATCGTGGCCTCTCCGTCTGCGCCGGGCACCCAGCGCCCGACAGTACTGGTGGCCCCGAACGGTGTGCCGCTGGTTCAGATCACCACGCCGAGCGCCGCCGGGGTGAGCCGCAACACCTACAGCCAGTTCGACATCCAGAACAACGGCGCGATCCTCAACAACAGCCGCACCAACGTGCAGACGCAGCTCGGCGGCTGGGTGCAGGGCAATCCGTGGCTCGCGACAGGCACCGCCAGGGTGATCGTCAACGAGGTCGTCTCGGGCAACCCGACGCAGCTGCGCGGTGCGCTCGAGGTGGCGGGCACCAGGGCCGAAGTGGTGGTGGCCAACCCCGCCGGCATCGCAGTGGACGGCGGCGCGTTCATCAACGCCAGTCGCGTGACGCTGACCACTGGCACCCCCCAGTACAACCTCTCCGGTGGCCTGGACGGCTACGCCGTGCGCGGCGGCACCGTGAGCGTCGACGGCAAGGGCCTCGACCTGAGCCAGACCGACTATGCGGCGATCCTGGCGCGCGCCGTGCAGGTCAACGCGGGCATCTGGGCGAGCGAGCTCAAGGTCGTCACCGGTGCCAACGACATCAGCGCGGACCATAGCCAAGTGGCACCCATGCAAGGCGCTGGCGCCGCGCCCGCCTTTGCCCTCGATGTCGCGCAGCTCGGGGGCATGTACGCCAACAAGATCTTCTTGGTGGGCACCGAGGCAGGCGTCGGCGTGCGCAACGCCGGCGCCATTCAGGCCAGTGCGAATTCCGCCAGTGGCGCCCCGGCGACCCTGGCCGGAGCCGGGCAGTTTGTCGTGACCTCGGCGGGGCGCCTGGAGACCAGCGGCACCCTGCAGGCGGACACCCAGCTTCGCATCGATGCCCCCAGCATCGCCAACAGCGGCACCATCGCGGCGGGCACGGACCTGCACATCGCGAGCAGTGCCGGCGATCTCGTGAGCAGCGGCCTGATCCAGGCGCCCCACCTGGACCTGTCGAGCAGCGCGCAGATCGACAACCGTGGCGGCACGATCCGCCAGACCGGCAGCGCGAGCCTGACGGTGAGTGCGCCCTCCTTGAGCAACACCGCCGGTGGCACGATCGGCATCGAGACGCTGGCCAGTACGGGCACCTCGGCGAGCACGCCTTCCGCTGGCGGCACCGCGAGCAGCACCACCACTGCAAGCACCTCGCCCTCGACGGCCAGCGTGGACGCGGGCACGACGACACCGCCTGCGTCCACGACGCCGCCCACGCCCGGAACGATGAGCGCCGCCACCGCGATCCTCAACGACGGCGGCCACATCGAAGCCGGCGGCGCCTTGGTGCTCGCCACGCCGCAAATCAACAACGCGGGCGGACGCATCGCGGTGGCGGATCTCGCCGTGAGCGGCCCGACGTTCAGCAACGCCGGGGGCACGCTCGCGATCGCCAACGGTTTCTCCGCCAACGTCGGCGCCTTCGACAACACCGGTGGTGTCCTGCGCGCGGGGAATCTGAGCATCGCGAGCACGGGCGACCTGATCAATCAAGACGGCACCTTGAGCAGCGACGCAGATGCCACGCTCAATGCTGGAGGCTCGCTCAACAACACGCGCGGCACGATCTCGGCCGCGGGCGGCCTGAACGCCAGCGCCGCGGGAGCGCTCACCAATGCTGCCGGCTCGCTTACAGCCAACAACGCGGTGGTGCTCGCCGCGCAGGCGCTGAACAACGCATCGGGCACGATCACCTCGGCGCAGGCCGGGGTGCAGGTGGCCACCAGCGCCGCGCTCCTCAACACCCAGGGCCGGATCCACGCCGCGACCGATCTGCAATTGCAGGCCGGGAGCTTGAACAACACCGGCGGCACCTTGCGTGCCGAGCAGGACGCCACGCTCGCCGTCGCAGGGCCGCTCACCAACGATGGCACCTTGAGTGCCGCGCGCCACGTCACCGTCACGGCGGGCAGCCTCTCCGGCGGCGGCCTGCTGGGCGCCGGCATCGCGGCCGATGGCAGCATGGGCAGCGCGGGTGACCTCAGCGTCAGCACCAGCGGCGCCCTGGCCGCGCATGGCCAGAACCTCGCTGCCGGCAATGCGACGCTGCAGGGCGCCAGTGTCGACCTCTCGGGCAGCACCACGAGCGCTGCGAACATCGCGGTGACCGCCACCCAGGGCGAGCTCGCCACCAGCGGCGCCACCGTGGCGACGCCGGGGACCTTGATCCTGCGAGCCGACAGCAACGGCGCGCAATCGCTGGTGAACCAGGGCGGCACCCTGAGCGCGGGTGCACTCGATGTGCGCAGCGCCAACCTCGACAACAGCGCTGCAGGCCAGATCCTGCAAACCGGCTCGGGCGCCACCAGCATCGCCGTCAGCGGCCAGATCGACAACAACACCGGCGTCATCGCGAGCAACGGCAACACCGCCATCAGCGCCGGGGCGCTCAGCAACCAGGGCGGCGCAGTGCGCGCTGTGAACGGCTCCAGCCTCGATCTCGCTGTCGCAGGTGCGCTCGACAACAGCCAACAGGGCACGCTCAGCGCCGATGGCAACGCGACGCTTCGTGCCGGCACATTGAAGAACGACGGCGGCAAGTTCACCGCGGGCGCTGATCTCGCCGCCACGGTCCAGGGGCAGGCCAGCAATGCCCTGGGCCTGATCGCGGCCAACGGCAACACCACCGTGGCAGCGGGTGCCTTTGACAACAGCGCCGGCACCGTAGCCGCCGTGGGCCAGGACCTCTCCATCACCACCGGCGGCGCGACCATCAACGCGGGCGGCACCCTGCAGGCCGGCGGCAACACGACGCTCGTCAATGCGGGCCTGGACAACAGTGCCGGCAAGGTCTACGGGACCCACCTGCATCTCGACACCCACGGCCAACAGTTCACCAACACGCAAGGCATCCTGGTCGCGAGCCAGACCGCGCAGTTGCAGACCGGCGCCCTCGTGAACGACGCCGGCCTGATCCAGGCCGGCACGGGCCTGTCGATCGACACCCACGGCCAGAGCCTGAGCAACACCAACACGCTCGGCAACCAACTGGCCGGCACCAGCGCCACGCCGCAGGGCATCCTCAGCAGCGGTGCGCTGCAACTGGCCACCGGTGCGATCGACAACACCACCGGCTACATCCGCGCGGCGGACGCCCTGACCGCCACCACGGGCGACCTCACCAACAACGGTGGTGCCGTGCTCGGCGGCTCCAATGTCGCCATCGATACGCAGGGTGGCAACTTCACCAACAACGGCGGCCACGTCCAGGCCGTGGGCGATCTGAGCCTCAATGCCGGCACCATCAACAACGCCAATGGAGGCCTGATCCGCGCCGGCGGCACCACGACCCTTGCGGCCGCGCAGATCGACAACAGCGCCACCCTCGGCACCGACCAGGGCATCGAAGGCACCCAGGTGGCGATCACCACGAACGCGCTGGTCAACCAGTCCGGCGCCGTCCGCGCCAGCGGCAATGCCACGATCACGAGCGGCGGCACCATCGACAACACCGCAGGCCTCATCAGCGCCGCCGACACCCTCACGCTGCAAGACCCGAACCGGGCCGATCCGGCCGCGAAGACGCTGGCCATCGTGAACACCGGCGGCACACTGGCCGGCGGCACCGCGGCGAATGCCGCCAATGGCACCACCGCCTTCGGCGGCATCGTCATCGACGCGGCGCGCTACCAGCTCGGCCAAGTCGCCGGGGGCACGCTCGCCTCGGCCAACGACCTCGCCATTGCACTCACGCAGGACATCAGCAACAGCGCCAGCCTGAGCACCAGCGGCGCCCTGAGCCTGAGCACCACGGGCAAGCTCAGCAATGCAGGGCAGCTCGTGGCCGGACGCACCCTGACGGTCAGTGCCAACGCGATCGACAACGCCGCCAGCGGCGAACTCTCGGGCGCCGACACCCACCTCGTCGCGGGCAGCGTCAGCAACCGGGGGCTCATCGACAGCAACGGCGAGACGCGCATCGATGCCAGCACCAGCGTCGACAACCTCGGCACCGGCCGCATCTACGGCGACCACATCGCGATCGGTACGGGCACGCTGACCAACGACGCCGAGACCATCAATGGCCAGACCTCCAGCGGCGCGATCGTCTCGCGCGGCGACCTGGACATCGGCGCAGCACAGATCAACAACCGCAACGGCGCCCTTATCCACAGCGAGGGCGACCTGTACGTCGGCGGCGCGCTGGATGCCAACGGCTATGCCATCGGCACGGCGGCACAGTTGAACAACCACAGCGCCGACCTCGAGTCCGTGGGCAGCATGACTCTCGATGTCGCCAACGTCGACAACCGCGACACCCAGATGCAGGTCGTCCCCGGCGCCCAGGTGACGCAGAGCAGCACCTCGGAGTGGAAGACCTACCTGAGCAACCTGGGCCTGTGGACCACCACCACGACCTCCACGACCGACGGCATCGCCAACGTCCGCCCCGCCGTCATCAGCGCCGGGGGCGACCTCACGCTCACGGGCAACCTCGTCAACCGCGACAGCAAGGTGCTCGCGGGCTACGACCTCACGATCCATCGCAACGTGGACAGCCAGTCCACCCAGGGCCAGCAGAGCGTGTCGGTGCACACCACGGTGCTGGGCATCGACGCCGGAGGCAACACGGCGCTCTTCGACCTGGGCACGCAGACCACCGCCACCGCCATCGACCTCACGGCCTACGGCCCACCCCAGGGCCACCAGGCGACCAGCGCCGTCGGCGGCGCCCCGGGCACCGCGAGCAGCGGCAGCGGCAGCGGCTCGGCGAGCGGCGCCGGCACCGCCAAGAGCGGCCAGGGCGCGGGCGCGATCCTCGAAGTGCCCTCGGCCGTGGGGTCGGGTCCCGGTGTCACCGGGGCCAGCGCCGACGGCGCCGGCTCGGCCAGCCAGGGCGTCCCGATGGTCGTGCGCACTGCCGCGCCCGGCACCCAACTGCCCACGGCGAGCCTCTTCCGGACCCACCCGCAAAGCACCGCCCGCTTCCTCATCGAAACCGACCCGCGCTTCGCCAACTACGGCCAGTGGCTCGGCAGCGACTACCTCTTCAGCCAGCTCGGCCTGGACCCGAACAACCTGCAAAAGCGCCTGGGCGACGGCTTCTACGAGCAGCGCCTGATCCGCGAACAGATCGCCCAGCTCACCGGCAACCGGTTCCTGGACGGCTACTCGGACGACCAGAGCGAGTACCTCGCGCTGATGGACGCGGGGGCGACCTTCGCGAAGGAATATCACCTCACCCCCGGCATCGCGCTCACGCCCGAGCAGATGGCGCAGCTCACGAGCGACATCGTCTGGATGGTCAGCCAGACCGTGACCTTGCCCGACGGCAGCACGCAGCAGGTGCTGGTGCCCCAGGTGTACGTGCGGGTGCAGCCCGGGGACATCGACGGGCACGGGGCGCTGCTGTCGGCCGAGCGGGTCAAGATCGACACCCAGCCCGGTGCGGGCGCCGTCACCAACAGCGGCACCATCGCCGGACGCTCGCTGGTGTCGATCACGGCCGATGACATCCGGAACGTCGACGGCGGGCGCATCACGGGTGGCGCCGTGGGCCTCACGGCGCGCAATGACCTGGACAACATCGGCGCGACGATCGATGCGCGCAAGTCCTTGAGCCTCGCGGCGGGCCATGACATCCATATCGCCAGTACCACGAGTGCGACCACACTCAATGGTGCGGTCAATGGGCAGGTCGTCGATCGGGTGGCCGGCGTCTATGTGAGCGATCCGAAGGCGACGCTCTCGATCAATGCCGGGAATGACCTGAACGTCACGGGCGCCAACATCGCCAACCGAGGCGCGGGCGGCATGACCACCCTGCACGCGGGCAACGACATCAATCTGGGCACCGTCACCGAGTCGAGCAGCTTCAGCTACGTGGCGCCCAACGGCAAGGGCTTCATTGCCTCCAGCCAGAGCCACGAGGTGGGCAGCACGATCGCCACCAACGGCACCACCCTCATCACCGCCGGCCAGGACATCAATGCGCGTCAGGCGAACGTGAACTCGGGAGAAGGCCTATTGATCGTCAACGCCGGACGTGACCTGAACATCGTCGACGGGCAGAGCACCCGCAGCACGGCCTTTGGCTACGAGTCCACCAAGAAAGGCACCCTCTCCAGCTCGACCACCAGCCTGGGCGCGAGTGAAGCCAGCAGCACCAGCGTGGGCAGCAGCTTCTCGGGCGGCTTGGTGTCGATGCACGCGGACAACAACGTCAACATCGTCGGCTCGCACATCAGCGGCACGCAGGGTGTGGGCATCACGGCCGGCAATGAACTGAATGTGGTCGAGGGGCGCAGCACCACGAGCAGCAGCGCCTACATCCATCGCAGCACCAGCGGGCTGATGAAGGACCCCTTCCTCACCAAGGACAGCGCTGGCGGCAATGGCATCGAACTGCGCACCGACAACGCCTCGGCCAGCAGCATCACCAGCAGCCAAGGCGGTGTTCTGCTCGAGGGCAACAACAGCGTGTACCTGCGCGGCGCCGAGGTCTCCGCGGCCAAGGATGTCAACATCAAGGGTGGCGACGTGACCATCGTCGCGGCGACCAACGAAGCCGGCCTCACACTCAGCGAGGATCGCAAAGGGGGAAGTGTCAGCGCGGTTGCGCTGCATCCGCCCGGGCACGGCTTCGGCGCCAAGAGCCAGGACACCTACGATGCGCAGGCCACCTCGCTGGCGCGCTCCAGCCTGCAGGGCGCCAACATCAACATTACGGCCGAGGATGCAAACGGCGTGCGCGGTGCCGTGACCATCGCGGGCACCACCATCAGCACCCCCGGCACGCTCAAGCTCGAAGGCGACAGCGTCAACCTCGCGCTGCAATCCACCGACCTGACCATGACCCAGAAGGGCAGCGGCAAGGATTTGATGTGGCAGCGCACGTCCGACTCGGGGACAAGCAAGGAGACGCTGAACTACAACCAGATCAACGCCGGCGGGCTGCAGGTGAATGCCAACCGCGTGACGGTCGGCATGAACGCCAGGGACAGCCTGGAGGCGCTGGCGCAGCAGCCGGGGATGGGCTGGGTGCAGCAGATCAACAGCGACCCGAACCTGCAGGGCAAGGTCGACTGGCAGAAGCTCGATGAAGCGAACCGGCAGTGGAACTACGGCAAGCAGGGGTTGACGCCCGAAGGCGCGGCTGTGGTGATGGCCGTCGTGACATGGGCGACCTGGGGCGCGGCTTCAGGCGCGGGTGCGGCTGCGAGCGATGCGGCAGCAACCTCCGGGATGGCCGCGGTAGGCGAAGGTGGGTTTGTAGCGGCCGGGGGGATGACGGTTTCGAGCGTCGTCGGGGGCGCGGTGACGGCAGGTGTTTCTGCACTGGCGGGCGAGGCTGCGGTGGCGCTGCTCAACAACCAAGGCGACATCGGCGCGGCGCTGCATGACCTCGGGTCCAGCGCCAACGTCAAGGGTCTGGTGACGGCCATGCTCACCGGCGGAGTGTTGGCGGGGCTCGATCTCAACCCCAATGGCCTGCCTACGGTCAATGGCGGCGCGCAAGGCTTCATGGACCAGCTCGGGCAGAACCTCAAGGCGGCAGGTGCCAAGGCGCTGATCAACACGGCGGTCAACGGGGGCAGCCTGGAGAGCAATCTTGCAAGTGCTCTGAAGAGCGGTGTGCTCGATACCGTCGCGGCGCAAGGGGCGTACGCCCTTGGTGACCTCAAGGCCGCAGGCGTGCTGGACGACTTTACGCAGAAAGTGGCACATGCGATTGCAGGATGTGCGGTGGGCGCGGCGCGTACCGATGGAAGCTGCTCGGCCGGGGCGATCGGCGCCGTGATTGGCGAAATCAGCGCCAGCGTCTATGGACGCGATGAAGAAGGCAACGTCAAACCGGGAGCCGTCGAGATGGCCGGCATGTTCGCTGCCTTGGCTGCCGCCATAACGGGAGCCGACGCCCAGGGCATCGCGCTGGCGCAGGCCGCCGGAGCCAACGCAGCGGCCAACAACGCGCTGAGCCTGCGCGGCACCAGCAAACTCGTGGCGGATCTGCGCGCATGTTCGGGCGGCACCGGCAACACCTGCGACGTGAACCAGATGCGCCAGGATGCCGCCAGCGATGCCGCCAAGCAGGCTGAGCGCATCGATAGCGCCTGCGGTGGCAGCGGCAGCAACCTCAGCCAATGCATGCAACTGGGTAACAACGCCAGCACCAACCTCGAACAACTGATGTGGGCGTCGACTTATGCCGACACGCCAGAGAAAAAGGCGCTCGTCAATGAGCTGATGTGGCAGCAGGTAGACGACATCACCAAGTTGCGCGACTCGCTGTCGGGTGTGGTACAGGCTGCGGGGGTGGTGGATCGCATGACGGCTGTGCTGGTGGGGGCGGGACCGACCATTGGGGTGGCTATTGGGGGCGCGATCGGCAGCCCTAAGGTACCTTCGACTCTCCAGCCGTTCACCAATCCACCGCAGGCGCCGGTCATCCCATCTGATTGGGTTAGTCTGCCAGGTAGAACACCAGGAAGCACCATTTATTACCCGCCCGGCACAAACCCAAACGCACCTGGCAGCACGTATATTCGCGTGATGCCCCCTGGCGCGACGCCGGTGCTGGGTCTTCAAGACGGCTACTGGATTTCGGTGAAGAATGGGCAGCCGATAAATCCGTCGACTGGAGGGACCGGAGCTAGGGGTGATACACATATCCCGCTGCCTCCAAATTCAATGCCGCCAGCCCGCTGA
- a CDS encoding ShlB/FhaC/HecB family hemolysin secretion/activation protein has translation MGLAGPFAAQAQVASTPRPFVEEQRQQERERALREQNERAVDVRRPAGPPAAGQRLPEAESPCFRIDRIRLVGEHSDAFQWALAAMSEAADGVADAPLGRCLGTEGVNIVLARVQQALVARGWVTTRVLVGPQDLASGELVLTLIPGRIAAIRLADASGTTTEASLGVRMAIPAAPGDLLNLRDIEQGLENLKRLPTAEADIRIAPSNAADARAGDSDLVVQYRQGRADLPLPLRANLSYDDSGTEATGRNQGGLTLAWDGPLHLNDLFYLSLNHDVFNHAGQGTSGNTVHYSIPWGNWLFSTTASEGRYWQSVAGLAQNYTYSGYSSNAELRVARMLYRDQHRKTSASLRAWQRTSHNYIDDTEVGVQRRLVGGWELGLAHREFIGTATLDGNLAYRRGTGAFGAIPAPEEAFGEGTSRMKLVTADLNFNQPFELGGQRLRYAGLWRAQWNGTPLTPQDRFAIGGRFTVRGFDGEASLMGDRGWLVRNDIGWALPAEVLGTPLGAELYLGVDYGQVNGPSAERLVGKRLAGAVIGLRGAVRGLSYDFFVGMPISRPEGFHTSSWTTGFSLNYGF, from the coding sequence ATGGGGCTGGCCGGGCCGTTCGCGGCCCAGGCGCAAGTCGCATCGACGCCTCGCCCCTTCGTCGAGGAGCAGCGCCAGCAGGAACGCGAACGCGCGCTGCGCGAACAGAACGAGCGCGCGGTCGACGTGCGACGGCCTGCCGGGCCGCCTGCGGCAGGCCAGCGGCTGCCCGAAGCCGAGAGTCCGTGCTTTCGCATCGACCGCATCCGGCTGGTGGGCGAGCACAGCGACGCCTTTCAATGGGCGCTGGCGGCGATGTCCGAAGCCGCGGATGGCGTGGCCGACGCCCCGCTTGGCCGCTGCCTGGGCACGGAAGGCGTCAACATCGTGCTGGCACGCGTGCAGCAGGCCCTTGTCGCGCGCGGCTGGGTCACCACGCGCGTGCTCGTGGGGCCGCAGGACCTCGCGAGCGGCGAGCTCGTGCTCACGCTGATTCCGGGGCGCATCGCTGCCATCCGGCTGGCCGATGCCTCGGGCACGACCACCGAGGCGTCACTGGGCGTGCGCATGGCCATTCCCGCGGCGCCCGGCGACCTGCTGAACCTGCGCGACATCGAGCAGGGCCTGGAAAACCTCAAGCGCCTGCCCACCGCTGAAGCCGACATCCGGATCGCGCCTTCGAATGCAGCGGACGCGCGTGCGGGCGACAGCGACCTGGTCGTGCAGTACCGCCAGGGCCGGGCGGACCTGCCTTTGCCCTTGCGCGCCAATCTCAGCTATGACGACAGCGGCACCGAGGCCACCGGCAGGAACCAGGGCGGCCTCACGCTCGCGTGGGATGGACCGCTGCACCTGAACGACCTGTTCTACCTCAGCCTCAACCACGACGTTTTCAACCACGCGGGCCAGGGCACCTCGGGGAACACCGTCCACTACTCCATTCCGTGGGGCAACTGGCTTTTCTCGACCACCGCCTCGGAGGGCCGTTACTGGCAGAGCGTGGCAGGCCTCGCCCAGAACTACACCTACTCGGGCTACAGCAGCAACGCCGAACTGCGCGTCGCGCGCATGCTCTATCGCGACCAGCATCGCAAGACGAGCGCCAGTCTGCGCGCCTGGCAGCGCACCTCGCACAACTACATCGACGACACCGAGGTGGGCGTGCAGCGGCGCCTCGTCGGCGGCTGGGAACTGGGCCTCGCCCATCGCGAGTTCATCGGCACGGCCACGCTCGACGGCAACCTGGCCTACCGGCGCGGCACCGGGGCCTTCGGCGCGATCCCCGCGCCCGAGGAGGCCTTCGGCGAAGGCACTTCGCGCATGAAGCTCGTCACGGCCGACCTCAATTTCAACCAGCCCTTCGAGCTCGGCGGACAGAGGCTCAGGTACGCGGGCCTGTGGCGCGCGCAGTGGAACGGCACGCCCCTCACGCCCCAGGACCGCTTCGCGATCGGCGGGCGCTTCACGGTGCGCGGCTTCGACGGCGAAGCGAGCCTCATGGGTGACCGCGGCTGGCTGGTGCGCAACGACATCGGCTGGGCACTGCCCGCCGAAGTCTTGGGTACGCCGCTCGGCGCGGAGCTGTACCTCGGCGTGGACTACGGACAGGTGAATGGTCCCAGTGCCGAGCGACTCGTGGGCAAGCGCCTGGCGGGCGCGGTGATCGGCCTGCGCGGCGCGGTGCGGGGCTTGAGCTACGACTTTTTCGTCGGCATGCCGATATCCAGGCCCGAGGGCTTCCACACCTCGAGCTGGACCACTGGATTCAGCCTGAACTACGGATTCTGA